The Hemiscyllium ocellatum isolate sHemOce1 chromosome 28, sHemOce1.pat.X.cur, whole genome shotgun sequence genome includes the window GCAAATAAATGAATGTCCACAGACATCTTCTTAGCCATAGGCATTGTTATCTGTCCCCCAGCTCTGAGGCAACAGGACCAATTGTCAAGGGTTCGCAGATTTCCAAGATCACCTCATTTGTAAAATGGAGATGATGCACACACTGTTCTTACTTTAATGGCTGAGGTTGAGGTAAGATAATCACTATCGGAAAACTGTTGTGGTCTCCAGCGCAGCACTCTTCTTCCACTCCTCTTTCTCCCACTGCTAATAGCTTTATCTCTTCAATGCTGCCTTTACTTCATCCCCCTCTCAAGCTGCAAGCCAAGCGTGATGGTAATTCTGAAGCACATCCTGATCCACATGCAGAACCATGCCCTACCTCTGAGTAATTCCATTAAATTTAGTTCCAGGTCAGTGACAGGAAGGTATGACAGAATGAGccaaggggtggagagataaatgggagggggttggggctttGGGCAGaggtgcgataggtagatggaggtgggggtaatggtgagaggtcagagaatggagtggataggtgggaaggacgatggacaggtGGGAGAGGTCATGACGgcaatgccgagttggaaggttggaactgagataaggtgggggaagggaaaataaggaaactggtgaaatccaaattgaCGCTGTGGGATTgtagggtcccgaggcagaagatgaggtgttcttcctccaggcgtcagatggttagggagtggcgatggaggcagctcaggatctgcatatccttggcagagtgatgaagggcttttgcctgaagtgtcaattctcctgcttcttggatgctgcctaacctgctatgcttttccagcactacacttttgactctgatctccagcatctgtcatcCTCACTTTTACCTGACAAAGAGTGAGGCAGGTATAGGAATCCAGCTTTGAAGGAACCTTAGCCAGTGCCCTTGTCTAACAGATCCAAGGTCTTGCTCCTGCTGTGAAGGAGGGCACAGACTTGCTGGCAGAATGAGTGACCATTGCACTGTGGTACAGGGCACCATTCAAGTGAAGGAGAAATATAGTGACAATAAGgaatagatactgttctctgcagcaaaaGCAGAGTGTCAAAGATTGTGTTGCCTACCTGCTGCTAAGGTTATCATCTCCTCAGCGTTGTTGAGAAGGGGAAGGATCCAGTTTTTTATGGTCTAAGATGCCAACATTGATAGTactaggaaagaggttctgcGAAGGGATTATCAGAAGCTTGGGGCTAAACTAAAGAACCAAACCACATAGGTAATAATGTCAAGATTACATTAGCCACATTTAAATTGGAATAGGGCAAATAAGGTTGGAAAGGTAAATGTATGGATCAAAGATTGGTGTGAGAGAAATGGGTTCTGACTCATTACGCACTGACATTAGTAGAGGAGAAAGCCTGTACAATTCATGTTATTGAAAGGATATGCAGGCATTGTCAGGAATGCAGACAAAGTGGAGCTCATTTCTCCAAACCTGGATGGTTTGAAGATTATGAAAAGATTTGAGAGTCTACCCAAAGGAAGTATTCCGAATTGTTGTAGAGTTCAAAACTTTAGGTTCCATATTTGCTTTACTAATTACCAAAACACTCCAAACAAAAACAATACAGGGAACACTGCTCATAATACCTGTTGTTCATGAACAGCATAGGATTACATGAAGTAGGGTGGAgcgaaacaaaatcagaaattattgaaaaaactcatcaggtctggaaGCATGTGTCTCCAGAAAGcagagttttgagtccagtgacccttcttcagatggtTCTGAATAATCAACAATTTCTTATTTTTCAGCTTGACCAATTCTAACTCATAGGTGTGAATGCCAACTACAAAGACTTTACAAACATGTAGGTCACTAGATCCAACTACTCCATGTTTACCTCCTCCTCCAACTCTCATGATTCCATTTCCTAAGATCCAATCAGCATATTGCTATATGCTCTCTGCTATCTATTTAAACTCTGCAACACACGTTGTAGCCTTCTGATTTTAATATTGAGCTCCATAACTTTAGATATTAACCACAGTTCCAATTTTTCTTGGGTAGCAGATAGGAAGGATGGATTACACTGAACTGGAGGATATACCTGAGGTTTGGTTTCCTTTACTACACTGGTCACAGGAGGGCCTGAACCTTTCTCACACCACAAACATCTCTTGGGTTGGAcacctttacactggggagaccaaacagactgggtgaccatctCGCAAAACACTTCTGCTGCCTCTAGGAATGATCTTGACCTCCTAGCTGCATGTCATTTCAATAAGCTTTGTTCTCTATCTTGGGCTGGTTGCAATTTTCCAACAAAGCACAAAGTTCAAAGCACAGctcattttccaccttttcaGCCTGCAAATCTCAATATTAAATTCCAAAACTTCAGAAACAGACCGTATTATGTTTGttctccatttttcttttctctccaccccccccctcccccacaataaGCTTGTCTTGTTTACTTTCCTCTTAGGAGACCGGACCCACACATTAATTCACATCCATTTTACATCTCTATTTCACCAATAACAAACTGCCTTCTGCAATATTTGCCCACTTGTTCGTCCTCCACCTCTCAAAAAAGTGTAAAATAAAAAATTTTCCAACTCCTTTCAGACCAGAAtcaaaatgtttctctctccagtgtTTCTCCAGAATTCTTTGTTAGCTCACATTTAAACAATCTTTGAAGCATTCAGCATTTGTATTGATTGATTATTTAGTCCTTTGCCagtcaaagatgtacagcacagaaacagacccttccgtccatgctgaccaaatactCCAACCTAATACAgtccaattttccagcacttggtccatatccctcaaaacctttcctattcatatacccatccagatgccttttaaatgttgcaatcaaagAAAGCCTCCTCCATTTtcactggcagcgcattccatacacgcaccaccctcagcaTTAAAATATTGCCCCAAGGTCCCttttaactttcccctctcaccctaaacctatgccctttagttctggactcccccaccacagggaaaataccttgtgtatttatcctatccatgtccctcatgactttataaacctctatacggtcacccctcagcctctgacactccagggaaaacaaccccagcctatttagtctctTCCTCTCCATGCTCCTCCACTGAGGAGAGATCTTATcgacgtttataaaatcacgagggacacggatagggtgagtagccaaggtcttttccccgggtaggggagtccaaaagtactCGACATAGGTTTgtagtgagaaggaaaagatttaaaacgaacccaaggggcaaccttttcacgcaagaCTAATGTGTgttatggaaggagctgccagagaaagtgtggaggctggtacaattacatttaaaatccTTCACCTGGCAAAAGTGCAGAgttcagaaagcttgtgatttcaaataaagctgtaggactataatgtggtgttacGTGACTTATGATTTTGTCCACCCTaatacctccacatcataacatgCAGATaggcatctggacaggtgcaggaataggaagggcttaagaggaatatgggccaaatgttggcaaatatgaCTAggttaacttaggatatctggtcagcatggaaaagttggacggaagagtctgtttccattctgtacagcaCGATACAGAGCAACCTTAATTATCCGAATAtccagcaagattgcaaggtcctgatgtTCGGCTAAACtatattatccagcattcgagtaaccaaacaaaatactgcccgcctgtgtcctttggataatcaagattcctctgtaattAGGCACCCCATGATCTATATAATGAATGCATCATTGTCAGTGATGGCAGACTGGTTGGAAGATTTCAAATATTTACTTTACTGAGCTCCAAATCTCAACCACACTGGCTGCCTAATAAAGAGTAATTCTCAGTTTACTCAGAGATGACTTTGGAGTCACAGCTGCTGAGGGGTGGAAATAAATGTTTATGGCCTCAGCTACAGCTTAAAGGCGTGCAACTAACCTGTAGCTAGAAATAGAAAACAACTTATTAAAAACccatttatttttgaaaatttatAACAAAACTAGATACATTAACATGAAAGCGGCATTCTGAACTTATTTTCTGTACAGAAATAACCTGAACAGGAACATTTCAAAGTTTAATACATTTGTAAAGTTACTACACTGAAAATTTATATTCAAATTCATTTTTGCTCTAAAAAATTCACACCACACTAAAAATAAAAAGTAACAAATTACCTATTTCTAATCTCAACatttagttttcttttaaaaaagtccCAGAGTTTATAAATATCCATTTTTCAATGGGTATCTAGAACTAATTCCATAATATACTGTTATAATACAAAGAGACTGTTGACCGAGTTTATACAAATATTTGAAAGCCATTTACTTTCCTCCTTATAAGGTtttttttgcatttgtatttAAAAAGTGAATAAACTTTTTCAGAAAATCTGGTACACCTGAAGCAAGACTCACAGCCTCTTTAGATTTCTATTCAACTACTGGTGAAAGTTCCACCAGATCCATGTTTAAGACAACATTAGACGGCACGTTTACAGTCCTGTTAGAACAACCATGTCAGGTTGCTGCAACTACAAAATATACCTTAATTATAATTATGGAATAGATTTTCATACTCAGGTTTCTGAAAAAGACAGCTTCTTAAAACACTTCTGCTCACCACTCTTGCATCAGTTCTGTTGCTATGGAAATGTTAAAACAATAAGTTGTCAATAGTGGAGACTGGGGTTTTTGAAAAAAAGACATTTCTGACACATTGCACAGGCTATCTTATTGTACACCCTAATACAAAGCGACAACTGAATAATCCCATCTACATTTAACAAAAACATTGTCTACCAGACCAACTACACTATAAGGCACAGTAATGTCATAAACTCCAAGCTGAATGCAGTGGGTTTGAGACAGGTTTTTATAACAATGTATAACTGATAACCTTAGTGAATGTTAAGCAAAACGTATACCTATTACAAGAATCATTTGGGCAGGTTTGGGCTTATTACTTTGAAGTCATCACATTCTACCAGTTAAGGCTTTGGACACGTGCATCCCTCTACAAACTTAAAAAGGTTAAGCAATGCCAGCTACTCAAGCTCCTTTGTCTCTCTTTGGAATACCGATCCATGGTGTGGGGGTGAAGGCAAGAGACAAGGGAGAGTGAATAAATACTAATACTGGTtgaaaagttcttgcctaaaaaaaaattctttgggGAGGGATGCTAACTGCTTCTGATGGAAGTCACAGCACAGAGATAACAAATAAAACTCACCACTACCAAGTTTTCATGAAACAACTTTGGTTTAAACAGTGGCAACTCTGACTAACCTAAGGCCACATTCCATATCCCTCAGCTTTATCCAACTTGTCAGAAATGTGATAATCAGTTACTATAAATGCCTTTAAAACAAAACAGCTTATGAATTATATTTTTCATAAATATACATCGCCATAGCTACAGATACTGTCTCAGAGGAATGTCACTTGATGCGAATATCAACCACAGTCACAGTCTATACATTTTATTGGACTCATTCATCATCTTCGGTATCCTCTTCCCCATCATCCTCCTGGGTCCTCTTTCGTTTCTGGCCTTGGACAATGTCTGAGAAGAAAAAAATTGTTTAAAACTATTAGATAATGGTGTTTTTGTGGAAGTGAAAGATAAGTGACGACAGTTAAGGAAATAGACAGTAGATACTGGAGATGAAAGTATTCTAGATATATTGGGAATATTTGGAAAAAAGGACAGGAAATGTAGTAAACAGAAACACAGTCTGATTTACTGCATTTTAAATTACACAAAAACATACATAACAAAAATAGTAATTTATTTATGACTTAACAGAATAGCCAGTTTAATGAAATTACTACAAAATGATTACCTGAAGGATTAGGATTGGCAGTCATTCTGAAATAGGAGAATACTGAATATGGTGTCCTTCTgaattaattgacctcaaacatTTGACTTCGCTATGGAACTGCAAATGCTTTTACCCTTCCCACGCCACTTATTTCCCCACCGTCAATTAATTATAAGATCCCCATCAAATTCTGGATTTACAACTGTTAGGAAATTTTTGTTTCTTATATTTGGACGGGTAAAGAAACTTCCCTGAAATGCATTCAGAGTGCTCTTTTAAATAGCACACAGATGGTTTAATTTGTGTAAATTATTGTATTTTAGATATACTTTAAAATGTTTGTAGAAAGCAGTTTGTGCAGTAGCTAAGTTTATTTCATTAAATGTGCATAAGTGGATGCATCAGTGTATGCAGGTCCTTTTCAAACTGTTGGGATACACACTCAAGGTAGAGGAGCAAAAATGTGAAGAGAAGACAACAATGAGATCATAAGTAAGTCAAGACAGTGAGCAGCTGGTGAAGGTTCAGACCAAAGAGATTCATAAATAAAACATTAGAGTACAGGAGGTTTGCAGAAGAGAGATTGGCGAATGAGAATGAGATGGAGGGAATTACTGCAGTTATGATCAAGATGGAAAATACTTAAAACAGAATTCTGAATATTCATAATGTGCAAGTGTAAAATTTTGCACATATTTAAGATATTCAGAAGGTACATCCATATACATGTTTTCTGCACGAATACCAATTTGCAATTGACCTAGTCCTTTTTTCGCAAGCTTACCTTTGCATTCCTCTTCACCATCGTCAGCTTCTTCGTCCTCATCCTCCTAAACGAAAACCATTAAAATGAGTTCGTATCAACAGTATCAGCAAGACTCAGTTATCATACAATTGTATACAGCAGAACCTTTTTTTTATCCAAACGGGACGGGTGgaaagtattttgtttggataatcaatcTGATCGCAAACAAGCGGTAATTTATGAGTGCCGGTTTGCCAAACAATTCTCGATTACCCAGCAATGCACATGATAATACTATTTAACCGATAACTGATCTACATTAACAAGCAGTAATTTGAGTGCCGGTTATCCGGCAATGCATGCCATGGTGGTGTTTAACTGAAAGGTGAGTTGCCCAATGCCGCCTTTAAGGGACCTtaagatcttgtttggataatccgaaattcggaaaATTGAGGCTGTACTGTGTAACCATTTACAAATAACATCAACACAAAATCAAGCACAAAGTTTGGCCATATGTGCACTAATACttgaaaaacaggaaatgagatgggagaggggaaagaaaatAGATCCATAATATCAGGATTTTATTACTTCTCCAGAGTGTATTACTTACatcctcctctgcactgtcttcctcatcgtcatcatcatcatccccaaGTTCATCTTCATCCTCTTCATCCAAGACATCAAATTCTCCCTCTTCATCATCCTcatcctcctcttcctcttcaaCTACAAAAATCAGACAAGTCACTGTAGGACTTGAGATCCAAATTTTAATTCAAAGCATCTTTTACTTCTAAAAATGGGACcacaaaattaaatttaaaatagaatTACCACAACAATACCGTGCTAAGGAAAATATTTGCATTTGACAGAGACACTAGGATGGCAGGATTCTCCAATCAAGAGACTGGATTTATCtcctagagtttagaagaatgaaaagggACTTAATTGAAGTGTACAAATTTCATAGAGATCAATGGGGCCATTGAATGATGAATGCTTCCCTGGCTTCAGGGGCAGGTGAGAGTCTACAACCAGGGGACAATTTCCGAACAAGTAAACATTTAGACAGGCTGAAGTATTTCTTTATTCAGAGGACAGCAAATCTTGAGAGTTCTctcttcagaaggttgtgggGATTTAGTTAAGTATAGTTAAAGCAGATAATGATAAACTTCTACATCTTATAAACATCAAGGGATACAGGAATAACATGAAATAGTACTAAGTGGAACTGCTATAATCTTTTGAATGGGAGGAGAAGCCTGATTAGccaaatatcccaatcccatTCTGTTACATGATAAGACTATGTTTTAGATTATTTTGTCGATAGTAAAGCTATTTCGGATGTATAAACATTATCAATGTGACATTATAAGCAGACATTAAAACAACATAGCTAGGTTTTAATGAAAATACTATTACTATGGGATAATCTCTCAATTTGTCAGTTTATTGATCTCTTTCTTTGTAGAATAAATGTTTTGTAATATATGAAATTTCACGGCTTCCCTCCACATATCACAGATAGCAAACATGTATTATTTATCACCATTGTATATCTGATGCTATGTTGTTCACATAAAAATCTGAAGTCCCTATATTGTTAATATTTTGAAATGCAACTCATACAATTCAGACTGGTGAAATAATCGCACTTGAGCCTACTAACAAACCCCCCCCCGGGGTAAATAGTGGCATTCTGAAAGCTGTTCACGAAGAAATCCTTTCTGTAGTTGTGAACTGGAAAATATTTCCAAAGATTTATCAAAAATTTGAACATTCCACTACtgaatatttacattttaaattacatttaatTGTTTACAGAAAGAGTACATCATGAAACCAAAGTAGTAATCAATTATGAGAGTTAAATATATTATTATTACTATATAAATATCAAGTCACCAGCAAGTACTTCAACACTTCAGTTACATTTGAGGAAGCTTGCAAGATTCTTTTACCAAGTGAAATGCTTGTGTTAAGAGATAATTAGTTTGGTATATGAAATATTAAAAACCCATCAGGCTTTGTGCATTATCAGCTTAGATCTTGTATAAATGTTTACCATCTTCAttttcttcatcatcatcatcctcgtCATCATCATCTAAACAATCACCATCGCCCTCCACATCTGAATCTGGTGCCTCCTGGTCATCTTGGTCATATCCATCCAAGTATGTGAGCTGGGGGAGCAGCTTGAACATGCTATCTCTGTAGTCATTTAAGTTAGTCACTTCACAGTTAAATAAGTCAAGACTCCTCAAATTGAGAAGTTTCTTCTGttgaagaagaaaataaatttagTTACGAAAATAATTCATCAAGTATTATTCAATTTGGTTCTCTcacacagaagctgctggaacaACTGATATTTTTTATAACAAATACAGCATTAACCTTCAATATCCGCACACTTTGGAACTTGTAGTTTCTCGGTtacattcaatttaaaaaaaaaccctatgGCAAATTCAAATGGAGGATGACCTATAAAATTATATTAAGCAAGGTTCTTTGGATCGAAGGGTCATTAAGATAAAGTGTTTTATTCAAGACATTTTGGGATAATTTGCTTAAAAGCTGAAATTTATTCACACGTGAATTAATGCAACTGGTTCTATAATGGTTACTTCagttaaatggagagagatttgcatttatattgtggCTTTTATGATTTCAAACATCCCAAAGGATTTCAATCCCAAGTACTTTTGAAACACGGTCACTGCCTTAATGACAGCACAGTACTAACTTCAAGAAACTGACCTCAAAATAGAATCCCTCATGTATTATACCATTCTGATTATCTCCATGTTAATTTCCACAGAAGTGATATAGTTAGAAAGAAGCCCAATATCAGAGCAGGAACAATATGGATCATTCGCATCCCCTCATGAACTGTGGAAGCCTTTGCATTGGAAAAGCCAACACCAGACATTTTACACATTCGTCACAAAATAATAGCCTAGATATATTACCGCAAGTTTAGAAGCATGGCTTCGCTATTTAAACTTGCATTTCAAGGTTACAGCAACAAACTCGAAGAGTGATGGGCATCTTAATAAAACCTTTCAAAACCTTAAGATGGTTTCTGTTTTTGGTCTTTCTTGTTTCAGTGGAATTAATTTCACAACTTGTATTCACCAATGTCCTCATTTATTTTTGTTATGGTTTCTACGTCATTAATGCTCTTTCTTGAACGCAGTATCCAAAACTAAACATAtgcttttaaaatatgttttcatctaactgaatattaaagaaattaaaataacatATCCTCATACAGATTTGTTTATTTTCACCCCTCAGCATGTATGCAGTGAATGCGTACACTAACTCCTTGTATTTCTGAGCCCTGCAACTCCTGGTCATCAACTTACAGGATTGCTCCTTTACTTACCACATGCCTGTATTAAATTCTATTCAGCTAAATTGCAACAAGCTATATATATCATTCATGGCTTCCCACCTCAACTATTGATAATTTCTTACCAATGGCTCCAGAGTATTGATATCTTTGATTTTATTTCCACTGAGGTTTAAATGTGTAAGGCTTGGGGTCCTTTCTGCAAGAACTTCAAGGCCTCCAGATATCCTGTTATCACTTAATTCAAGCTGAAAAATTAAGGTTACAAATGTTTGTAAATCACATTGGTGAACAACTTTGTTACAAATTAAACACCAGCAAGCAGTACTCAGTGGCTCTGTGATGGTTACACACTACCAAAGCCCTGCAAAACATAGTCAACAGGCTTGCTAATTGCAGGTAGATAATAAGCTACACAGATTTGTAAAATAATTTGCATAGAATATCTTTTCAATGGAATCAGTAAAATGTAATCTAATATTATTTGCAGTTACTGTGTTTGCTGACTTTAATA containing:
- the LOC132828876 gene encoding acidic leucine-rich nuclear phosphoprotein 32 family member D-like, which produces MDMKKRINLELRNRTPADVKELVLDNCRSNDGKIEGLTASFESLEFLSMINVMLTSVSNLPKLNKLRKLELSDNRISGGLEVLAERTPSLTHLNLSGNKIKDINTLEPLKKLLNLRSLDLFNCEVTNLNDYRDSMFKLLPQLTYLDGYDQDDQEAPDSDVEGDGDCLDDDDEDDDDEENEDVEEEEEDEDDEEGEFDVLDEEDEDELGDDDDDDEEDSAEEDEDEDEEADDGEEECKDIVQGQKRKRTQEDDGEEDTEDDE